A window from Drosophila subobscura isolate 14011-0131.10 chromosome O, UCBerk_Dsub_1.0, whole genome shotgun sequence encodes these proteins:
- the LOC117896292 gene encoding uncharacterized protein LOC117896292 isoform X2 encodes MLRSRLTQAACAAQRAFSTTPKVLAAKQMTVRDALNSALDEELSRDDRVFLLGEEVAQYDGAYKVSRGLWKKYGDTRIIDTPITEMGFAGIAVGAAMAGLRPVCEFMTFNFAMQAIDHAKLLKSVKPPIGDCQLPLPKIIESPRSTWLNEINDILQKDRVGERTIISPPLGKSIPDKMEAARLIVIRKRKMKKHKLKKLRRKMKFEWAKVRQRREMRKEKAFQAQLMSQIKQAESFSAEQHVAEILRQANDNPLPRFWKGRRLPAFIIKQKLGIK; translated from the exons ATGCTGCGCTCGAGACTGACACAGGCAGCCTGCGCCGCCCAACGTGCGTTCTCCACCACCCCCAAGGTGCTGGCCGCCAAGCAGATGACGGTACGCGATGCCCTCAACAGTGCCCTCGACGAGGAGCTGAGCCGGGACGATCGTGTCTTCCTGCTGGGCGAGGAGGTGGCCCAGTACGACGGTGCCTACAAG GTATCCCGTGGACTGTGGAAGAAGTATGGCGACACACGCATCATTGATACGCCAATCACAGAAATGGGTTTCGCTGGCATTGCTGTGGGTGCTGCCATGGCCGGTCTGCGTCCCGTCTGCGAGTTCATGACCTTCAACTTTGCCATGCAGGCCATTGATCAC GCCAAGCTACTCAAGTCTGTCAAGCCACCCATTGGCGACTGTcagctgcctctgcccaaGATCATTGAAAGTCCGCGCTCCACCTGGCTGAACGAAATCAACGACATACTGCAAAAAGATCGCGTGGGCGAGCGGACAATCATTTCGCCGCCGCTGGGCAAGAGCATACCCGACAAAATGGAGGCTGCCCGCCTCATTGTCATCCGCAAGCGCAAGATGAAGAAGCACAAGTTGAAGAAGCTGCGCCGCAAGATGAAGTTCGAGTGGGCCAAGGTGCGGCAGCGTCGCGAGATGCGCAAGGAGAAGGCGTTCCAGGCACAGCTCATGTCCCAGATCAAGCAGGCGGAATCGTTCAGTGCCGAGCAGCATGTGGCCGAGATTCTGCGACAGGCGAACGATAACCCATTGCCACGCTTCTGGAAGGGACGACGCCTGCCCGCATTTATCATTAAGCAGAAATTAGGAATTAAGTGA
- the LOC117896292 gene encoding pyruvate dehydrogenase E1 component subunit beta, mitochondrial isoform X1 yields the protein MLRSRLTQAACAAQRAFSTTPKVLAAKQMTVRDALNSALDEELSRDDRVFLLGEEVAQYDGAYKVSRGLWKKYGDTRIIDTPITEMGFAGIAVGAAMAGLRPVCEFMTFNFAMQAIDHIINSAAKTFYMSAGAVNVPIVFRGPNGAASGVAAQHSQCFAAWYAHCPGLKVVSPYDTEDARGLLKAAIRDPDPVVFLENELMYGTAFPVDDKITDKDFVVPIGKAKIMRPGKDITIVAHSKAVETALLAAAELAKKGIEAEIINLRSIRPLDTATIFASVRKTHHLVTLENGWPQHGVGAEICARIMEDETFFELDAPVWRCCGVDVPMPYAKTLELHALPRVADVAEAALKVLGGKAGKATAALK from the exons ATGCTGCGCTCGAGACTGACACAGGCAGCCTGCGCCGCCCAACGTGCGTTCTCCACCACCCCCAAGGTGCTGGCCGCCAAGCAGATGACGGTACGCGATGCCCTCAACAGTGCCCTCGACGAGGAGCTGAGCCGGGACGATCGTGTCTTCCTGCTGGGCGAGGAGGTGGCCCAGTACGACGGTGCCTACAAG GTATCCCGTGGACTGTGGAAGAAGTATGGCGACACACGCATCATTGATACGCCAATCACAGAAATGGGTTTCGCTGGCATTGCTGTGGGTGCTGCCATGGCCGGTCTGCGTCCCGTCTGCGAGTTCATGACCTTCAACTTTGCCATGCAGGCCATTGATCAC ATCATCAATTCCGCTGCCAAGACGTTCTACATGTCCGCTGGCGCTGTCAATGTACCAATCGTGTTCCGCGGACCCAATGGTGCCGCCTCTGGTGTGGCCGCGCAGCACTCTCAGTGCTTTGCCGCCTGGTATGCACACTGCCCTGGCCTGAAGGTGGTGTCCCCCTACGACACGGAGGATGCACGAGGCCTGCTCAAGGCTGCCATTCGGGATCCCGATCCAGTTGTGTTCCTGGAGAACGAACTCATGTACGGCACTGCATTCCCCGTCGATGATAAAATCACCGACAAGGACTTTGTGGTGCCGATTGGCAAGGCGAAGATCATGAGGCCTGGCAAGGACATCACCATTGTGGCGCATTCCAAGGCTGTGGAGACGGCACTCCTGGCCGCCGCCGAGCTGGCCAAGAAGGGCATCGAGGCTGAGATCATCAATCTGCGCTCCATTCGTCCCCTGGACACGGCGACCATCTTTGCCTCTGTGCGCAAGACCCACCATCTCGTCACCCTAGAGAACGGCTGGCCTCAGCACG GTGTTGGTGCTGAGATCTGCGCCCGCATCATGGAGGATGAGACATTCTTCGAGCTGGATGCCCCTGTGTGGCGTTGCTGCGGTGTGGATGTGCCCATGCCCTATGCCAAGACGCTCGAGCTGCACGCTCTGCCCCGCGTGGCCGATGTGGCTGAGGCGGCCCTCAAAGTGCTGGGCGGCAAGGCGGGCAAGGCTACTGCTGCGCTAAAATAG
- the LOC117896291 gene encoding beclin 1-associated autophagy-related key regulator, producing the protein MASSSSSDESSKAPENFQISSASTNDDDDICDGAGYTKKKPNGGNSVKETIAAAAATAVGLRCPLCLGCTATRFHCRNCVRNGNITHSAATERAESLSEKQQRYISLQAGLKTYSNRYEGLIQQHKSNENRLMAIKAKRKQLELLQQLIGSTTQRLLVLGEQRDELRLANDEKRKNLPKYPIKVKMLEDYVLDRIEKIEKLRDTHLGLMDNIKQTARRGIQQLVTYIFPITEVVLKDEQQRKMSNERSEEAETIAALADAKNTSYIRGKWVFHGSGISEVQYRIVGPSLPANGDYTAYLDWLSDNKDDVPKATANEITPSRYEAYRIVGALTYTAQLTQLLSFYLNVRLPHKIAYGDFCRKLLNEEQFLRKVSRVNSNIMYLAYTQQVKLRALNEQHTLENILAILDLERSDLGRFGHLDVTNAPLMKSVDSLLIGIETATESESEDENSLRLDWESVPSLTPQPELADPNLMPAVAQQSTIAMVRMAATSMLRWIK; encoded by the exons ATGGCAAGTAGCTCCAGCTCCGATGAAAGCTCCAAAGCCCCAGAGAATTTTCAAATATCCAGTGCCTCGACCAATGACGACGATGACATCTGTGATGGCGCAGGATACACAAAGAAGAAGCCAAATGGAGGCAACAGCGTAAAGGAAACCatagcagctgctgctgcgactgcagtTGGTCTGCGATGTCCTCTTTGTCTCGGTTGCACTGCGACACGCTTCCACTGTCGAAATTGCGTCAGAAATGGAAACATTACTCATAGCGCCGCCACCGAAAGGGCCGAGAG CCTGtcggaaaagcagcagcgataTATCAGTCTGCAGGCGGGTCTGAAGACCTACAGCAATCGCTATGAGGGCCTCATACAGCAACACAAGTCGAACGAGAATCGCTTGATGGCCATCAAAGCCAAGCGCAAACAGctggaactgctgcagcagctgattgGTAGCACCACACAGcgtctgctggtgctgggcgAGCAGCGTGATGAACTGCGTCTCGCCAATGACGAGAAGCGCAAGAACCTGCCCAAGTATCCCATAAAAGTGAAGATGCTGGAGGACTATGTGCTCGATCGCATCGAGAAGATCGAGAAGCTGCGCGACACGCATCTCGGTCTGATGGACAACATCAAGCAGACGGCTCGTCGGGGCATCCAGCAGCTGGTCACCTACATCTTTCCCATCACAGAGGTGGTGCTGaaggatgagcagcagcgcaagATGAGCAACGAGCGCAGCGAGGAGGCAGAGACAATTGCTGCACTGGCCGATGCCAAGAACACCTCGTATATACGTGGCAAATGGGTGTTCCATGGCAGCGGCATCAGCGAGGTGCAGTACCGCATTGTGGGACCCTCGCTGCCTGCCAACGGAGATTATACTGCTTACCTGGACTGGCTGTCGGACAACAAGGACGATGTGCCAAAGGCCACGGCCAATGAGATTACACCCAGTCGCTACGAGGCGTATCGCATTGTGGGCGCCCTCACGTACACGGCGCAGCTGACGCAGCTGCTGAGCTTCTATCTGAATGTGCGGCTGCCACATAAGATTGCCTACGGGGACTTTTGCCGCAAGCTGCTCAACGAGGAGCAGTTCCTGCGCAAGGTGTCGCGTGTCAACTCCAATATCATGTATCTGGCCTACACGCAGCAGGTGAAGCTGCGCGCGCTCAACGAACAGCACACGCTCGAAAACATTTTGGCCATACTCGATCTGGAGCGCAGCGACTTGGGCCGCTTTGGCCATTTGGATGTGACAAATGCGCCGCTCATGAAATCGGTGGACTCTCTATTAATTGGCATTGAAACGGCCACAGAATCGGAATCTGAAG ATGAGAACTCCTTGCGCTTGGACTGGGAATCGGTGCCGAGTCTGACGCCACAGCCAGAGCTTGCGGATCCCAATCTGATGCCGGCTGTCGCCCAACAATCGACCATTGCCATGGTGCGTATGGCAGCCACCTCTATGCTGCGCTGGATCAAGTGA